From a single Arachis hypogaea cultivar Tifrunner chromosome 3, arahy.Tifrunner.gnm2.J5K5, whole genome shotgun sequence genomic region:
- the LOC112790633 gene encoding cyprosin isoform X2, with amino-acid sequence MGYNFKYVLVFISLMCVWCGRLRFSMASTDSSDGGLVRFNLRKRNLDRHSLSAARIKKASNAGDLGSDVNTDSTPNVVYLKNYLDSQYFGEISIGSPPQYFNVVFDTGSSNLWVPSSKCIFSIPCYFHSKYKSRISSTYTEIGTSCKIPYGHGSIYGFFSQDVVKVGDIIIKDQVFAEITKEGSLALLALHYDGILGLGFKDISIGEVTPVWYNMIDQGYIYQNVFSLWLNKDPVAEIGGEIVFGGINSRHFRGEHTYVPISQKGYWQIDVGDVLLANRSTGLCEGSCAAIVDSGISSIAGPTTVVTQINHAIGAQGYVSLECKSIIHNYGDKIWDALISGLNPEILCANIGLCSHDKYQKDNVIETVVHDENLDGSTSKESPFCTFCDMIVFWIQVQLKQSNLKEKILKYVDELCEKLPSPEGQVFVDCNSIAAMPHISFTIGNRSFPLSPQQYVLRVEEGSSSVCYGGFVALDVPPPQGPLWVLGDIFLGKYHTVFDFGNQSIGFAEAA; translated from the exons ATGGGTTACAATTTCAAGTATGTGCTGGTTTTCATTTCTCTGATGTGTGTTTGGTGTGGAAGATTAAGATTCTCTATGGCTTCTACAGATTCTAGTGATGGTGGTTTGGTTAGGTTTAATCTAAGAAAGAGGAATTTGGACCGTCATAGTCTTAGTGCTGCGAGAATCAAGAAGGCTTCTAATGCCGGAGATTTAGGGAGTGATGTTAACACAGATTCAACTCCTAATGTTGTGTATCTTAAGAATTATCTTGATTCACAGTATTTTGGGGAAATTAGTATAGGTTCACCTCCACAATACTTCAATGTTGTGTTTGACACTGGAAGCTCAAACCTATGGGTCCCTTCTTCCAAATGCATCTTTTCT ATTCCTTGCTATTTTCATTCAAAGTACAAGTCAAGGATATCTAGCACCTATACTGAAATTG GCACATCTTGCAAAATCCCTTATGGCCATGGATCCATTTATGGATTCTTCAGCCAAGATGTTGTAAAAGTTGGGGATATCATCATCAAAGACCAA GTATTCGCTGAAATTACAAAGGAAGGATCATTAGCCCTTTTAGCTTTGCATTATGATGGGATACTTGGACTTGGATTCAAAGATATTTCAATTGGAGAAGTCACACCAGTGTG GTACAATATGATAGACCAAGGGTACATATATCAAAATGTTTTCTCTCTTTGGCTAAATAAAGATCCAGTGGCAGAGATAGGGGGTGAGATTGTCTTTGGTGGTATTAACTCGAGACACTTTAGAGGTGAACACACTTATGTTCCAATATCTCAAAAGGGTTACTGGCAG ATTGATGTTGGAGATGTTCTACTTGCAAATAGATCAACAG GGTTATGTGAGGGTAGCTGTGCTGCAATTGTGGATTCAGGAATCTCTTCAATTGCTGGTCCAACT ACTGTTGTAACTCAAATTAACCATGCCATTGGAGCACAAGGATATGTGAGTCTAGAGTGTAAAAGCATTATCCACAACTATGGTGATAAGATATGGGATGCATTAATCTCCGGG CTAAATCCTGAAATTTTATGTGCCAACATTGGACTCTGTTCGCATGACAAATATCAAAAGGA TAATGTTATCGAAACAGTGGTGCATGACGAAAATCTGGATGGTTCAACTTCCAAGGAGAGCCCATTTTGTACTTTTTGCGATATGATTGTCTTCTGGATACAAGTTCAGCTCAAGCAAAGTAATCTGAAGGAGAAAATACTAAAATATGTGGATGAG CTGTGTGAGAAGCTCCCAAGTCCAGAGGGACAAGTATTTGTAGATTGTAATAGTATTGCTGCTATGCCGCATATATCATTCACAATTGGAAACAGATCCTTTCCTCTTTCTCCACAACAG TATGTCCTTAGAGTTGAAGAAGGAAGTTCTAGCGTCTGCTATGGTGGCTTTGTTGCTCTAGATGTGCCGCCACCGCAAGGTCCCCTATG GGTTCTTGGAGACATTTTCTTAGGGAAATATCACACTGTGTTTGACTTTGGTAATCAAAGTATAGGGTTTGCAGAAGCTGCATAG
- the LOC112790633 gene encoding cyprosin isoform X1: MGYNFKYVLVFISLMCVWCGRLRFSMASTDSSDGGLVRFNLRKRNLDRHSLSAARIKKASNAGDLGSDVNTDSTPNVVYLKNYLDSQYFGEISIGSPPQYFNVVFDTGSSNLWVPSSKCIFSIPCYFHSKYKSRISSTYTEIGTSCKIPYGHGSIYGFFSQDVVKVGDIIIKDQVFAEITKEGSLALLALHYDGILGLGFKDISIGEVTPVWYNMIDQGYIYQNVFSLWLNKDPVAEIGGEIVFGGINSRHFRGEHTYVPISQKGYWQIDVGDVLLANRSTGLCEGSCAAIVDSGISSIAGPTTVVTQINHAIGAQGYVSLECKSIIHNYGDKIWDALISGQLNPEILCANIGLCSHDKYQKDNVIETVVHDENLDGSTSKESPFCTFCDMIVFWIQVQLKQSNLKEKILKYVDELCEKLPSPEGQVFVDCNSIAAMPHISFTIGNRSFPLSPQQYVLRVEEGSSSVCYGGFVALDVPPPQGPLWVLGDIFLGKYHTVFDFGNQSIGFAEAA, encoded by the exons ATGGGTTACAATTTCAAGTATGTGCTGGTTTTCATTTCTCTGATGTGTGTTTGGTGTGGAAGATTAAGATTCTCTATGGCTTCTACAGATTCTAGTGATGGTGGTTTGGTTAGGTTTAATCTAAGAAAGAGGAATTTGGACCGTCATAGTCTTAGTGCTGCGAGAATCAAGAAGGCTTCTAATGCCGGAGATTTAGGGAGTGATGTTAACACAGATTCAACTCCTAATGTTGTGTATCTTAAGAATTATCTTGATTCACAGTATTTTGGGGAAATTAGTATAGGTTCACCTCCACAATACTTCAATGTTGTGTTTGACACTGGAAGCTCAAACCTATGGGTCCCTTCTTCCAAATGCATCTTTTCT ATTCCTTGCTATTTTCATTCAAAGTACAAGTCAAGGATATCTAGCACCTATACTGAAATTG GCACATCTTGCAAAATCCCTTATGGCCATGGATCCATTTATGGATTCTTCAGCCAAGATGTTGTAAAAGTTGGGGATATCATCATCAAAGACCAA GTATTCGCTGAAATTACAAAGGAAGGATCATTAGCCCTTTTAGCTTTGCATTATGATGGGATACTTGGACTTGGATTCAAAGATATTTCAATTGGAGAAGTCACACCAGTGTG GTACAATATGATAGACCAAGGGTACATATATCAAAATGTTTTCTCTCTTTGGCTAAATAAAGATCCAGTGGCAGAGATAGGGGGTGAGATTGTCTTTGGTGGTATTAACTCGAGACACTTTAGAGGTGAACACACTTATGTTCCAATATCTCAAAAGGGTTACTGGCAG ATTGATGTTGGAGATGTTCTACTTGCAAATAGATCAACAG GGTTATGTGAGGGTAGCTGTGCTGCAATTGTGGATTCAGGAATCTCTTCAATTGCTGGTCCAACT ACTGTTGTAACTCAAATTAACCATGCCATTGGAGCACAAGGATATGTGAGTCTAGAGTGTAAAAGCATTATCCACAACTATGGTGATAAGATATGGGATGCATTAATCTCCGGG CAGCTAAATCCTGAAATTTTATGTGCCAACATTGGACTCTGTTCGCATGACAAATATCAAAAGGA TAATGTTATCGAAACAGTGGTGCATGACGAAAATCTGGATGGTTCAACTTCCAAGGAGAGCCCATTTTGTACTTTTTGCGATATGATTGTCTTCTGGATACAAGTTCAGCTCAAGCAAAGTAATCTGAAGGAGAAAATACTAAAATATGTGGATGAG CTGTGTGAGAAGCTCCCAAGTCCAGAGGGACAAGTATTTGTAGATTGTAATAGTATTGCTGCTATGCCGCATATATCATTCACAATTGGAAACAGATCCTTTCCTCTTTCTCCACAACAG TATGTCCTTAGAGTTGAAGAAGGAAGTTCTAGCGTCTGCTATGGTGGCTTTGTTGCTCTAGATGTGCCGCCACCGCAAGGTCCCCTATG GGTTCTTGGAGACATTTTCTTAGGGAAATATCACACTGTGTTTGACTTTGGTAATCAAAGTATAGGGTTTGCAGAAGCTGCATAG